Part of the Nicotiana sylvestris chromosome 5, ASM39365v2, whole genome shotgun sequence genome is shown below.
TCGGGAAGCCAAATAAGTGAGAGAGGCCTCACCTGCATACTTGAAGAAAAACGAAGACAGGATTCCCTGAGCTGCATTGTTGCATATCAAAAACATTGTTGCTCGTGAGTGTCCCCGTAAGATATCCAAACTGTCAGGTCCTAAAGGGCATTTGGGACAGAATTTTAACCACGAGTAAAGGAAGAAATTAAGTTTTGTGCATTAACCAACAATTTAGAAGTACGTCCTCAACAATGGTAGAGGTGGACTGATACACCATAACCATTTTAGCCAAAGCCAAAAAGACTTGGGAAGTATAAGCAAGTTTGCATCCTGCAATGGATGGTATTTCATCTAATAGTCCCAGAAACAAGATTTCCCATTCATACCTTTGAAAATGGCAGTTCCAAGTATGCCTAGGAAGTTGAAGATCGCACCATATCCGTACAAAAACAAATTCTGCAAAGAGCAGTTCAGTTGTTTGCATGTATCATTTATAAAGTCATAAACACCCATTAAGCAAAGCCACACCTAGAAGTTAGAAGCACCTCACTACTTGGAGCATCTAGATTATCAAACTATTAGCTTGTAAAATTACATCAAGCAAAGATACTGCTCAGAAAAACCTGATTATTAGCAAATCCGTAAGTCATAACAGTTCTAGGTGATGGTTCAAACTGACACTGAAGTAACTATGGGAAACGAAAGAAGAAGAAGCTAAGGAGGAGAAGATGTCTATGGTTTTTCCTGGGAACCAGTTGAATGAAGTCGAACTCACTGCAGCATTTTAAAGCATTTTTGGAGTGATCAGCAGTAAAAGTTCACCTGAAGATAAATGCTAGTCTCGAATTGGCTCTTCAAAGCATATTCATTGTAGACAGAAGCCAGTGAAGGAACAGTGACCTGAATTATTATATTGCATCAGTTTCTATACATTAAATTAGGCAACCAGGTGAAAAGTCGAGAAAATATGGCATTAAGGTTTTGTCCAGTACAAGTGGCACTATTTGTGAACCATGTATATTCTCTTAGGACCCccacagaaaaaaaaaagaaagaaagggaatATGCATGAACATGGAACATTGCAAACTGATGCCCAGATCCCCAATGTGAAGTGATTCTTGAAAGCAGTAGCACTCAAAGCTAGAATATCTGATGGATCACCCAAGCTTAGAATGTGCGTAGTCATTAAGAATTATCTTCATATTCATACTTACGAAAATCATGGTATACAAATATGCGCCTGTTGTCACTGGAAGACCCAAAGCTGTTGTACCTTCCGGCAAAGTGCGCAGCTGATTCACACTGATGCCAATAAGCAATAGTGCAAGAGCCTCCCACTGTGACCAATTACTTTAGACAGTCATAGATAGCTAACATTTTTTCAGGCTACAAGAAGTATAAAGACAGCATGGCCGAAATCTAAATATCAACTAAATACAGGTGACCATAGTTAATAAACAAACCTCTGTTTTCTTAACCGACCTGAATTATGGAAAAACGACGTTTCATAATCATCTTTAACAAGATTGCAATTACCAAAACCTGTAGGTTTgacaaattaaaaaagaaaacttATCACCAACagaaacttcgagaaaataaATCTACCagcagaagaaaaggaaagatgtGGCACAAGTATGTTAAGAAATAAGTGAATCCTAAGATTAGGCATCACAAGCAGTCAAGCACTCAGGCAGTAATCACAAAATCCTTGGATACAAGCCGCAATTAAATGACTAGCCAGCTCACCACCTAATCCCAACTACAACACTTGATGTGCGCCCATCGACTCCAGCTTTGTGGGGCTGGATTACCATGGCAACCCATGCTTGTGAATTGGACAGGCTGCCTGATGGATCATCCAAGGTACAGTTGGCCTGGGCACTCCGATATCCCAAAGAAAATAAGTACTAAACAGTTCACTACCATCCAAAGAGAAACAAGCAAAACCGTATATCTTCCACTAAATCCTGAGGACATATGTGGAATATTTAACACCTACAGTAAATCCTTCCAAATTTCAATCTCCGTACATTTTAACTGTGGTTCCAAAACTACTGTAGAATTCTCACGTGAAGTTGAAAGCTCTGACAGTGTCAGCAATAACTATAAGCAAATGGATACCTTCAAGTTACTCAGCATCTTTACAGTAGCAGGGTTAAAATATAACTGCACGAAGAACAACAGCGTCATTAGGAAGTGCGAGAGGATAGTTTTACCCCAATAACATGCACCAAAACTGCAAAACTTCAGGACTAGACAAGAAAGTTCATCAGGTAAAAAGCGCGTAAGATAAAAGTACAAAGGTAAGAGGACATGAATTCCTGAATTCCAGTAGTTTAACATAAGATTTTGAAGAAAATAGTCACAATAGATACAGAATGTCAGAAATCCAGAAGGTTATACATTTCCACTTGAAGTGACAACCAAATCTCTTCATGCCAAAGTTCTCAACTTTCAGGGAAGATACTCAAATTACTTTCTGatctaaaacaagaaaagaggttataaaaaaaatattcctttttttaaatataaaaaaaaaatcttcttgtAATGTACATTTGAGTAATATGTACAGAGATCTATAAGTTGGAAAGCACATGACATTCCTTAATAATATTAGAATTGCACACTACTGGAAACAAAATATCTAAGATAATGGTCATATCGATCAGTTATGCCTCCACCCCAAGCTAGTTGAGGTTGGGTATATTAATCCCTCTCTATAACCCATTCCGTTTTATTCGTTCCCATCTAAGATAAGGGCAGTAAGTCCATGAGAATATGATAAGCCTCTCATGAAACCTCTTAATACTACAGATCCAAGTGAGGAACCACAAAAAAATATTTACCTGCATAATAAACTTCAGGTAGTTATTAATAGCATAAAGCAGAGCTGGAACAGCCAGAAGCACATTGTTCCGAGCAGCCTGAAATTAATAAAGGAAAATGGTTCGTATCAAAAGTTGCCATGAACATACTTTCCTATAATTCTTAACATCGCACTTGTGTCCTAAGAGGTAGAGGAAGTCAGAGAAAGAACTTCTGAAAAGTTGGAAGCATTAATTTCAATGTTCAGATTGGCCTAAGTTTTAAAGAACCAAACACATTCGCACTGATTAATTAGAAAGAATTAACTTGGTGAAATGAAAACCTATTACTTTTCCTCTGTGGCCAGATAGGTTCCCACCTGTTACGAGGTGGCTTCATAACCTACTTAATTTGCCTGTTTATCTTAAGTATCATTGCCACATTTTCATAAAGGTAAGTAATAAAATTGGTATTGGCAATGTAGACGCAAAAATAATAGACTCATATGTTTAATTATGACTAATATATTGTTTAATTAAGTGATTATGTAAGATTAGCGGGATCTCTAGACATCTCATTGCTGTCTTTTTGCATCATAATTTGTATTAATGTGAAGTGAATATTTAAGATTAGTTGCTAAAATATATAAGCATAAAATGGATTTCACATtaaaaaatgacttaaaaagCCAAGACTAACGTGAAGAGCTTTGGGATTCCAGATTGACAACAGTAATATTTTCTTCGTACTCTTATCCCACTCTGTGCTGAATAATACAAAATTGTGGAATGGGTAATGGAGATAAATGGCTCCAGTTAAAACCGGCTTACCATTTTGGCACCTTAAAATTTTAATCTCATTCATAGAGTCTTATAAATGTAGCTTCTCCCTTACATATGTTCTAACAGAAAAAAGATCCCCTTCATATGGAAGAGCCTCCATATGATATGAGAGGACAGGAGTAATTGGGCAAAGAAAGAATCGACTGCATAATGGGAAGAAAATTTCTAAATAAACTAAGCTATCGTCCAAATATCAACCAGATTAGGTATATTCTTTTGCATACGTGAAAACACACATCTGAGTGGAAACATTGTTCTATTTTTTGACACAACTTCACAAGAAACTTTTATATCTATATAAGCCTAGTGAAATCACTTTGAGTATTAACAAGTCTTACCTGGAACAATGTGGAGAAAGAGAGAAGAGACTTCTCACCAGCCTTCTGGCCTCGAGCCTTCAAATGATACAAGAGATAGAGACATTTTAGAACAAGTGAATAGTTGTACCAACTACCAAGGTATCAAGAAATTAATAACAAATTATGATGCATATGAGCAATATCCAGTAGAGAATTTTGTTATAttgaaaaagaagagaagaagctCATAGAAAAATTGAAGGTGTAGAAGGTTATAGAATAAGTTAAGCAATGGAGAGACAAAGCATACCTGTAAGCATAGCATTACTACTGCAAATGCAACTTTTGCTAACTCAGTCAAGAAATTAACACTAATGGGACTAAATTCGAATTTGCCGTCAACTTTTGACATATATACAAGTATAGGCtgcaacaaaagaaagaaaagaaaatattttttattcaaTATACCTACATAACAAAATCGAGAATACTTACATGAAGAAACCCGTAAATGTTTCAGTATCACACAGTTCTAAATAATGACTACTCTAATACACCTTCTTCTTTAAATAAATACAAATTCGCAATAATTCAATATGTGAATATTAACATGGAaaaagtaaggacatcaaaagcTCAAGGCCATACCGACTACCACCCCTTACTAAAAGAGGATATTCAGACTGCGAAGTACTCTTATTGGCCAAAGTCTCTGTTAACCAGTATTTCTCGTGGAAAGCATTTAAAATCATGCACACATAGGCAAAACTCAAAAATGAAAATTAGGCTTACCATCAATTTCTTTTGAGCCAGTTTACTTTCTAGAATCCAAGCTGACTCGGTTTTATTACTACCAATAGTTTTGCACAATTTAGCAAATTATACAAGAATTCTAGAATAATAAAAATTACCCCAATCAAGCGAAAAACCAGCAGAAGTAAACATCACGATAAACGACCCTTGTAGTCAAAGAAAGAACATGGTAGGCCAAAATATCCGATTCAATATAATCCAGCTCCTTCATCCTACCCTTTATTAGCTCCCGAATTTCTCAATGGTTTGTTCCGAATATGGGACCTCACAATGCTAAAACAGAGAGCTCTTGGAACTACAGAATCATACAGAAAAAGTTAGGCTTCCCAATCAATCCCAACATGCCTCGGAATCACTAATATCATTCTAAACTAAGAACCTTAGGGCTGTGATAAAACAACAAAGGTAAGAAATAAGAATACCTCACTTTTTCCAGCTCATACAATTTGCTTCGTATCAGTTCACTTTCAACATGCATAATttattcaaaaaattcaaaaaaaaaaaactcgagCTGATTATTTCTAGTTTCTAGCTTCATAGTTGAAGAGTAAGAAGTGCCAATACCTGTAAACCGACCAACACGCAATCACCGACAACCAAAAAAACATTGAAAGCGCGTGTTTTCAACGACACATCAGTGCGATGATGATCGTAAGCTTTAGAAACCGTTCTCGTGTTAGGCGAAACTCCTAATTTCGAGTGGCAAACACTGCATTCCGCCATTCCATTCATCTCGAACTTATTATTGCGTAAATGCGCGTATTATTTATAGCTGTAATTTTCTAGCTAATCGATCGATCAGTGAAGAAATTaggtttggattttgatttttgatttttgttttgttggaTCAGAATTTTTTTGATGAATTCAATTGAGGAGATGAGATAAAAGAGCAGTGTATTTGAAAAGAAAATGGAGTCTTTTGCCGTGCATTGGTTGAAATTTTGAGGGGCACTTCTGATATATTTGAAATGACTTAATTGCCCACGGTCTTTTACGCCGATGCAAGCGGGACTGAAGAGGGTAATATTGTCTTTAGGAGAGTAGGGAAATAAGTAACCGTATTAAATTAATGCGAGGTATACTGATGTAGAAATGTCAGAATGGTCTCTTGAATTTGAGGGTAGATTCAAAgcagtggaagcaaagaaggcggcttacctaaggttagtagggagcactgacgaggaggagaagagagagaacagtcaaaggtataaggtagctaggaaggaggcgaagatggcagtgacggaggctaagacgacagcttttgctcgtctgtatgaggaactaaggaacaaaggtggggagaagaagttattccgactcgctaaggcgagagagaggacaactcgggatctggaccaagtgaggtgcataaaagatgatgacggcaaagttttgatgggagatgaccagattaagaggaggtggcagacctactttcataaacttctaagtgaagaaggggatcaggatactatacttggggaatcgaggaatgccgacagtcaccatgaagtaagtaattgtagggacattgagatcgatgaagtcatggaggcaatgcgtaagatgagaaggggcagagctaccgggccagacgaaattccggttgaactgtggatgtgtgtgggtagagcaggcttggaatggcttactgcattgtttagtgttatattcaagactaagagaatgcctgaagagtggaggtggagtacaatggtcccgctgtataagaacaaaggtgatgtccagagctgtaacaactataggggcatcaaattattaagtcataccatgaaagtttgggagagagtggtagaaatgagagtgcgaaggacggtgtctatttcagacaaccagttcgggttcatgccgggacgatctaccacagaagctatccaccttattaggaggatggtggaacagtacagagataagaagaaggatctccacatggtgtttattgatctggagaaagcgtacgataaggttcctaggaaggtcttatggagctgcttagaggataaaggggtcccgagtaactatattagggtgattaaagacatgtatgaggGAGCTAAGactaggacagtaggaggcgactctgaacagtttccagttattacggggttgcaccaagggtctgcgctcagcccattcctatttgccctggtaatggatgcactgactcatcatattcaaggggaggttccatggtgcatgctatttgctgatgacattattctaattgacgagacaagaggtgGCGTCAAcaagaggctagagatttggagacatgctcttgagtctaaaggtttcaagttgagtaggacgaagacggaatacctcgagtgcaaatttggagttgagccgacggaagcgggagttgaagtgaggcttgactctcaagtcattcccaagagaggtagtttcaagtaccttggatcggttattcaggggatcggggagattgacgaggatgtcacacaccgtataggggtggggtggatgaagtggaggttagcgtcgggagtcttgtgtgacaagaaagtgccaccgttactaaaaggtaagttttatagagcagtggttaggcctgccatgttgtatggaactgaatgttggccggtaaagaactcacacatccagaagatgaaagtagcagagatgaggatgttgaggtggatgtgcgggcatacaaggatggataagattaggaatgaagatattcgagagaaggtgggtgtggcccccatggaggacaagatgcgggaagtaagactcagatggttcgggcacattcagaggaggagcactgatgcaccggtgaggaggtgtgagcgactggctgtagtgggcacgcggagaggtagaggaagacctaagaagtattggggagaggtgatcagacaggacatggcgcgacttaggattactgaggacatggcccttgatagggaattatggaggtcgagcattaaggttgtaggttaggggagagtgtgaatatttctacagcacaatagagggagactatccagttaggagttagactaggaatgtcattggtcgtctattgatgcagggctttaccttctagttgtactataccagccatctatttcgtatttcgtatttcgtattttgtatccTGTATTCCATATTTCGTATcgcttatatattgttgttgttttgttgttatttttattacgcatttctatggtactaatatatcatctcctattgcttttttgagccgagggtctcctggaaacagcctctctacccttcggggtaggggtaaggtctgcgtacatattaccctccccagaccccacttgtgggattatactgggtcgttgttgttgttgttgttattcaaAGTAGTCCCTTAAATATCTTCTGAGCAGTTTTGGTCCTTTAGGTTTACCAAAATTTAACACATTTGATATCCTTCAAATGTTTAACAAACTTTATCCATTAGATTTAAAGAGTTGtgggataaaaaaaattaaagggaACTCGTGCTTCATCTCCAGGCTTAGTGGTATTTTTTCACCTGAGACAAATTCTCTAACTCTGAAGGATTgtcttccattttttttttttgtttacatATAGTTTTATCTTTTAGAAATATATAGAAGTACAACTCTCATTTTAAAATTGCAACCTATACTGAAGTTGGAGAAAAGGATAAAAATAATCCGTTATGTTTGAGGGTAGCTTCAAAATAGCCCCTTAAATATGCACTAAGCAGTTAGCGGCAACTCATATTTATACAAGTATAATTTTTGTAGTTTATGTTATTTCTTTGTCTATTTCTAGAGTCTAGTGTAGCCTTTTGAGGTGTAATTTCTGCTATTTTAGTATCTTTTTGGTTTCTAGTGCAGTtttttgtgtttgtaatttttagGATTCAGACGTGACTTTCCCAACATTTAAGGTTAAATCTTCTTTTTTTCCACCGTTTCTATCAAACCTAACAAATATGATTGTTAAATATCAAGTATATTTTTAATGTTCTTGATTAAAAACTTAATGAAAAAATTacagtattgttgaatcttggcTGCTCAGAGAGGAAGTTCTTTATTTAGATTAACACTGTTTAGAATTATTAGATTAAAACTCCAATCTTAGTTTTTATCTTGGTCAATACATAAGTGTCCCCGTAAAATTATCAGCCATTTCCATTGTTTTACATCATTATGCACCAACAAGGAAAATGAATGAAAACCAACGAGGGTCGTAGTGGAGTGGTAAGTGTGATTCAATCTGTATTGCTGTAAAATCAATAAAACAATAAACTTTCTGAAAAATAGAAACAGAAAATTAGTAGAACTAGTTAGTCAAAATAAATTCTAAAAACAATATAGGAAtaaatcgagcccactgaatacacagtgtgtccttaaggaaattattcccctcaaATACCCGAGGTTATGGAATATATCCTCCAACgatagaacgatttaactcaccaGCGTATTGATACCAAAAATTCTGGTGATCGGCGAACCACTCAATGGTGATAAAACACACTGGAAATattgtgcagaagaagaagaagataatcaGAAAATTTAGTAAGTAaaaattcggattccgttggagggaacaagcaacgagagtcgatccaccaatgagggaaggtgaaatggtggactacttcttacaaactttggagccaacttactttggtcacctagtgacatcagttggtaaatctttcaacgaagtagtaaaaatgggtggtatgatcgaagagggactcagatccaacaaaatcctgagctattcggcgattaaagcaaccactcaggccatccagagcggcgcgggaggtgcgctcgaggtcgcaacagtcgaagcaggtactgggtccaaattcagaggtccttcccctcactaccagcccagatCCCGTcacccaaattatccacacactccatacaaccttccacaaccctactacccaccatcaaagccactcttttcagcccatcatgcccaaacctgcccccaagctccatataatttgcctcagtattatcctccgaacaatgtccggtcaCAGGTTCAACTATTAGGTCACCCCCTATGGCGAGAACCAGTaccacataatgcattcttgccttcacaacgtttttgagcacccaacgaccctagaaaacaggggcatggagggggacaaaggcaaagaaataatttcacgccaattggggagtcctacacaagtttgtttgaaaagctaaagctttctgGCCTGATCGAGCCGCTCTTTGGCTATACTCCaaacccatatgcaaaaggattcgatcctgctgtacgatgcatgtaccactctaatgtccaaggacatagcattgaagactgtcgttctttgaaaaaggaaatagaaagaatgattcaggaaggggtaattgtgatcaatgacagtgacagggagcatgcgAATCCTTTTGAGAACTTGTTAACTGATGTTGATGATACTGAAGTTGgtgatggtcttggcaatgttgatatagagctcaatggctaaaatgcCGTGCTTAgcagttggaaagacactccattttgggtcagccggagatgccgtgcctggtagttggaaagacactccattttgggtcagccggagaggatctttgatggtttattttgttgtcatttctgttgtgtggattattcttagggttgtaatccggatattgtcttgtgtcaaaccctcttgtCCCTCCATTTTTGCCACAATGGTTTATTTAGTTGGTCCAGGTTTGTTTCATGGTGTACTTTGGTTTGTTTTGCTTACTTTGTTATTCGAACCATTCCaccgttagtctaatgcaaatTTTGGTCTTTTATCATTTCCAGtaattttctttgtttagttcttctaTCCTTTTGTTGTGTCTTTTGTTCAAACactgattctagtgacatgacatgcgcacacaattTTGGCCCAATCTTAAAAGCTGATCATTAAACCATTGGGAGATGATCGAAacttttaaaggaaataagaacggtttgagattatttggagcccaagtcatgtggaactggggcaagtaaaacataaagaaaaccattAAATGCAAGGTttgccaaattgacatgagggtcgttcatgataatgcgagtgagagtgttgcccaacggtgctttagagatgacaaatgaaaaagcaaatgtgtgagtataattgtcaagtccgacaccatcagaagaggctacaaatctttcggaatcagtagcaaagagtagaaatacaaacagaaaagataagaaaaagaaaaagaaaagaaaaggagaaaacaacaaaaacaaaaagaaaaaaacaagaaaaaaaaggcaaaagagaaaaggaaaaggaaaagaaaaataaaaataaaaggaagataAGAAATGAGTCACAAGAAAAAGGAAtcagtgggaactacgtttgacctgattcctcaaagaaggatacgtaggcgcctcacgactcggtcatagtgtaacaaaaattaaaatatctccaagcaagaaactgaggcaacggttgcgcttgttgtaaataaatctggttccgaaggttgtaattttgaacccaaaatTGATGCATTTTTTAGCCCTAAATACCCTtcctttctagcctatccaaaatcccacactacggtccaaagaaagaccttctgatcagtcttcaaaagatgccaagtcagacaaataagagAGTTTACTCAGAATATAACATTCTGATCCCCATGCAGAAAAGACTCTGATCTCCATGCAGAAGAGACTTTGATCCCCATGCATAAAAGACATTGATCCCCTACGGAATGAGGATCATGAGTTGAAGGGTTGGATAGCCAAAGGAATCCCTAGTAGAGAGATcttatcggtaacactccaatccccagctgagaaagaaacatgagagagttttatcggtgaaaaccttcacaggcaccataaggcgaagaaagctgagagaaaaaccgaaatgagagaggcttgatagtgaaaacccttcggggcactactagtcgaataaggattgagaatcagatgaaAATCATGAGACAAAAATGGTAAAAGGCGATGTGACGACGgaagataggccacatgtgcatgtcatgaccctTAGAGCCGGTATCCGTGTTTGATAGGTTTTActtatagtttctcttgttaaagagtcatctttttctttttgtcttttattcCGTCCCTTTttgtctttctcctttcatagaaaatttcCTAGTAGAGTCTATTTGGTCAAagcaagtgagaaatgacttcaaaatttgccatcaactttccaattataCAAGACGGGATCTGACTAGTACACCCAAGTGGTATAAGTGAGGAAGGAACAGGCGCAAAGAccgtgtcaagaagggtatccccatcaagatgatattgataaaagggatgggccagtgtcagcaattaatatcatccccaacaagttttgatagcataatggaacacaaagcggggaaaggagaaagaggaaaccatccccagcaggagtggcatgaccgctgtaagcacgtgatttttgccctatatgagaattactcccaaaaaattcaaaaactaaaataattttccttggtgtgcaattttgtgatattttgaataattatttgtatttgtctgtgcatgtttatttgctaaattaataaaaaatacaaaaatatgtcgcattttgcatgtaggatttaattctacaatttgttagtaattaagtttgtttacaaaaaaataaaaatttacaaaaataggcatcgtt
Proteins encoded:
- the LOC104238054 gene encoding CMP-sialic acid transporter 5-like isoform X2; this encodes MSKVDGKFEFSPISVNFLTELAKVAFAVVMLCLQARGQKAGEKSLLSFSTLFQAARNNVLLAVPALLYAINNYLKFIMQLYFNPATVKMLSNLKVLVIAILLKMIMKRRFSIIQWEALALLLIGISVNQLRTLPEGTTALGLPVTTGAYLYTMIFVTVPSLASVYNEYALKSQFETSIYLQNLFLYGYGAIFNFLGILGTAIFKGPDSLDILRGHSRATMFLICNNAAQGILSSFFFKYADTILKKYSSTVATIFTGIASAVLFGHTLTMNFILGISIVFISMHQFFSPLAKVKDETQNDSLEMDSQKNYRSKDGSFINMAAGANEDASHRVGPDEKEPLLPR
- the LOC104238054 gene encoding CMP-sialic acid transporter 5-like isoform X1, producing MNGMAECSVCHSKLGVSPNTRTVSKAYDHHRTDVSLKTRAFNVFLVVGDCVLVGLQPILVYMSKVDGKFEFSPISVNFLTELAKVAFAVVMLCLQARGQKAGEKSLLSFSTLFQAARNNVLLAVPALLYAINNYLKFIMQLYFNPATVKMLSNLKVLVIAILLKMIMKRRFSIIQWEALALLLIGISVNQLRTLPEGTTALGLPVTTGAYLYTMIFVTVPSLASVYNEYALKSQFETSIYLQNLFLYGYGAIFNFLGILGTAIFKGPDSLDILRGHSRATMFLICNNAAQGILSSFFFKYADTILKKYSSTVATIFTGIASAVLFGHTLTMNFILGISIVFISMHQFFSPLAKVKDETQNDSLEMDSQKNYRSKDGSFINMAAGANEDASHRVGPDEKEPLLPR